A stretch of Papaver somniferum cultivar HN1 unplaced genomic scaffold, ASM357369v1 unplaced-scaffold_148, whole genome shotgun sequence DNA encodes these proteins:
- the LOC113335445 gene encoding transcription factor UNE12-like translates to MANNQGDGTTNEDYFEQILANPSFYVNQTSSETARLMAMQLSSSGGGGGEGSSGHHLVSAENGVGFQEIGFRLEQQQQQQGIKLPDETPLGLRLEQQMPTTSNGFDRFGHQTSSSGHHTHPHQHNNEREPMHLTSLFPAFEHVQPHSVRPAASQPLHAHQTSTTGAAAPHPPAFRPRVRARRGQATDPHSIAERLRRERIAERMKALQELVPSFSKTDKATMLDEVVDYVKFLRLQVKVLSMSRLGGAGAVAQLVSDVPLPSVEGEDLDGTNQAREKWSSNETEEQVAKLMEKDVGTAMQFLQSKALCIMPISLAAAIYPIYQPDSPSSLVKPE, encoded by the exons ATGGCGAATAATCAAGGAGATGGAACAACAAATGAAGATTATTTTGAGCAGATCTTAGCAAATCCATCTTTTTATGTCAACCAAACAAGTTCTGAAACAGCTAGATTAATGGCTATGCAGTTGAgttctagtggtggtggtggtggtgaaggttcATCAGGTCATCATCTAGTATCAGCTGAAAATGGAGTAGGTTTTCAAGAAATAGGGTTCAGGTtagaacaacaacagcagcaacaagggATTAAATTACCAGATGAAACCCCACTAGGGTTAAGATTGGAACAGCAGATGCCAACAACATCAAATGGTTTTGATAGGTTTGGTCATCAAACTTCTTCTTCTGGTCATCATACTCATCCTCATCAGCATAACAAC GAAAGAGAACCCATGCATTTGACAAGTTTGTTTCCTGCATTCGAACATGTACAACCTCATTCGGTTAGGCCTGCCGCTTCTCAG CCTTTACATGCACATCAAACATCCACCACTGGTGCTGCTGCTCCACACCCACCTGCCTTCCGCCCTAGGGTGAGAGCAAGACGTGGACAGGCTACTGATCCCCATAGTATTGCCGAGCGG CTTCGTAGAGAAAGGATAGCTGAAAGAATGAAGGCTCTGCAAGAACTTGTTCCTAGCTTCAGCAAG ACTGATAAAGCAACCATGCTTGATGAAGTAGTGGATTATGTGAAGTTTCTAAGGCTCCAGGTCAAG GTATTGAGCATGAGTCGGCTAGGAGGGGCTGGTGCGGTTGCTCAGCTTGTATCTGATGTCCCACTACCATCAGTTGAG GGAGAAGACTTGGATGGAACTAACCAGGCAAGAGAGAAATGGTCAAGCAATGAGACAGAAGAACAAGTAGCGAAGCTCATGGAAAAAGACGTTGGAACTGCCATGCAATTCCTCCAATCAAAGGCACTCTGCATCATGCCCATTTCACTCGCTGCAGCTATTTACCCTATTTACCAACCTGATTCACCTTCCTCACTTGTCAAGCCTGAATGA
- the LOC113335482 gene encoding uncharacterized protein LOC113335482, whose product MFGFSYGEVFLLIGATAALIGPKDLPRIARTAGRLTGRAIAYVQMGRGQLDNILQQSQARQVHKELQDTLAQLEAIHHEVRSLSMLNPGPLTRRLGNMDPKSPIAGNDVAQRLTEENAPANTIIKECNSTTLSAANLNVVAKGSSSKTSTATNLQSQAAAYSRLAESKMKGSGDAEKLKEEIGLLAVLPVSAEGAGLLPKTKGDANGSDIMLEAILEAEVAENAKKFFEQQVNQIPS is encoded by the exons atgtttggGTTTTCGTATGGTGAGGTCTTCCTTTTAATTGGCGCTACTGCTGCCCTAATCG GTCCCAAAGATCTGCCAAGAATAGCTAGAACAGCAGGTAGATTGACAGGTAGAGCGATTGCCTATGTTCAAATGGGTCGTGGGCAGCTTGATAATATCTTGCAGCAGTCTCAAGCCAGACAG GTGCACAAAGAGCTTCAAGATACACTGGCACAACTAGAAGCAATTCATCATGAAGTTCGGAGCTTATCAATGTTAAATCCTGGTCCTTTGACCCGAAGGTTGGGTAATATGGATCCTAAATCTCCCATTGCTG GCAATGATGTAGCACAGAGGCTCACAGAAGAGAATGCACCGGCAAACACCATTATAAAG GAATGTAATTCAACAACCCTAAGTGCAGCTAATTTAAACGTTGTCGCAAAG GGATCAAGTTCAAAAACCTCAACTGCGACTAATTTGCAAAGCCAGGCAGCAGCTTATTCAAGATTAGCTGAATCTAAGATGAAGGGCAGTGGAGACGCAGAGAAGCTTAAAGAGGAAATTGGTCTTTTAGCTGTTCTTCCTGTGTCTGCGGAAGGCGCTGGGTTACTACCTAAGACAAAAG GCGATGCAAATGGATCAGATATTATGCTGGAAGCGATTCTAGAAGCGGAGGTGGCAGAGAATGCCAAAAAATTCTTTGAACAACAAGTAAATCAAATTCCAAGTTAA